The Streptomyces sp. NBC_00483 genome contains the following window.
TACGGGTGGCCCGCACCGCCCTCGCCGTCAGCCCCGCCGTCGTCCACGGCATGCTCGCCGGCATCGGTGTCACCATCGCCGTCGCCCAGCTGCACATCATGCTCGGCGGCAACCCCGAGAGCTCCGTGCTCGCCAACGTGGCTTCCCTGCCGCAGCAGTTGGCGGATGCCCAGCCCGCCGCCCTGGGCGTCAGCGCGCTCACGCTCACGGTGCTGCTCGCCTGGCCACGCATCCCGGGGCGGATCGGCCGCTTCGCGCGCAAGGTGCCGGCCGCGCTCATCGCCGTGACGGCCGCGAGCGTGACCGCCGCGCTGCTCGGGCTCAGCCTGCCCGAGGTCGATCTGCCCTCCTGGAGCAGCCATGCGCTCGCCGGGCTTCCGGACGGGCCCGTGCTCGGCCTTGTCGCCGCCGTCCTGACGACCACGCTCGTGTGCAGCGTGCAGTCGCTGCTCGGGGCGGTCGCCGTGGACAAGATGACCGCCAAGCGCTCGGACCTGCCGCCCGCGATGCGCCGCTCGAACCTGGACCGGGAGCTGCTCGCGCAGGGCGCGTCGAACATCGTCTCCGGATCGCTCGGCGGGCTGCCCGTCGCCGGGGTCGCGGTGCGCAGTTCGGCGAACGTGAACGCGGGCGCCGTGAGCGGGAACTCCTCGATGCTGCACGGCGTTTGGGTAGTAGCCGCCACGCTGCTCCTGGTCCCCGTCCTGGAGTTGATCCCGCTCGCCGCGCTCGCCGCCCTGGTGATGGCGGTCGGCATCCAGATGGTGTCCCTGAACCACATCCGCACGGTCACCCGCCACCGTGAGGTCCTGGTGTACGTGGTCACCACCCTCGGCGTCGTCGTCTTCGGCGTGCTCGAAGGCGTCGGGCTCGGCGTCGCGGTCGCCGTCGGCGTCGCCCTGCACCGCCTCGCGCGCACCCGCATCACGCACGAGGTGGATTCCCGCGGCGTCCACCACGTGCGCGTACGGGGGCAGTTGACGTTCCTCGCGGTGCCCCGGCTCAGCCGGACCCTGCACCAGGTGCCGCACACGGCGGACTGCGTCGTGGAGCTGGACGGGTCCTTCATGGACCACGCCGCGTTCGAGGCGCTGCAGGACTGGCAGAAGTCGCACACCACGCAGGGCGGCAAGGTCGAGGTGGCCGGGCGGGGAGGGGCCAGGATCGCCGAACCCGCGCGCGCGAGTCACACCTGCTGCCGCCCCTGGACGCCGTGGCGCAACCACCACTGCGACCGGCCCTCGCACGACCCGGCGGCGGCGCTCCAGGCCATCGAGCCGCGGCGGGCCGGCGGGCATCAACTGGCCACCGGGATCAGCGCGTTCCAGCGCAATACGGCGCCGCTGGTGCGCGAGGAGCTGGCGCGGCTCGCGCGCGAGGGGCAGAAGCCCACGCAGCTGTTCCTGACGTGCGCCGACTCCCGGCTCGTCACGTCGATGATCACGTCGAGCGGTCCTGGTGATCTGTTCGTCGTGAGGAATGTGGGCAACCTCGTGCCCCTGCCCGGCGCCGAGAGCGCGGACGACTCGGTGGCCGCCGCCATCGAGTACGCCGTGGACGTGCTCGAGGTCCAGTCGATCACCGTGTGCGGGCACTCCGGATGCGGGGCGATGCAGGCGCTGTTGAGCAGTCCCCCGAGCGGCCACGGGGCGCTCACGCCGCTCAAGCGCTGGCTGCGGCACGGGATGCCGA
Protein-coding sequences here:
- a CDS encoding SulP family inorganic anion transporter, which translates into the protein MSACVSTHTSDSGRTGEPSDAARTAHSPPPTPRRFRIAGADFSASIAVFLIALPLSLGIALATGAPLESGLVAAAVGGIVAGCVGGAPLQVSGPAAGLTVVTAELIQRYGWRTTCAVTVLAGLAQLGLGCLRVARTALAVSPAVVHGMLAGIGVTIAVAQLHIMLGGNPESSVLANVASLPQQLADAQPAALGVSALTLTVLLAWPRIPGRIGRFARKVPAALIAVTAASVTAALLGLSLPEVDLPSWSSHALAGLPDGPVLGLVAAVLTTTLVCSVQSLLGAVAVDKMTAKRSDLPPAMRRSNLDRELLAQGASNIVSGSLGGLPVAGVAVRSSANVNAGAVSGNSSMLHGVWVVAATLLLVPVLELIPLAALAALVMAVGIQMVSLNHIRTVTRHREVLVYVVTTLGVVVFGVLEGVGLGVAVAVGVALHRLARTRITHEVDSRGVHHVRVRGQLTFLAVPRLSRTLHQVPHTADCVVELDGSFMDHAAFEALQDWQKSHTTQGGKVEVAGRGGARIAEPARASHTCCRPWTPWRNHHCDRPSHDPAAALQAIEPRRAGGHQLATGISAFQRNTAPLVREELARLAREGQKPTQLFLTCADSRLVTSMITSSGPGDLFVVRNVGNLVPLPGAESADDSVAAAIEYAVDVLEVQSITVCGHSGCGAMQALLSSPPSGHGALTPLKRWLRHGMPSLERMSDAGLPWARLAGRAPADTVEQLCLTNVVQQLEHLREHECVARALERGALELHGMYFHVGEAQAYLLDEADPVFGQVGATALDGSLDGGSATRA